A region from the Sphingomonas sp. S2-65 genome encodes:
- the acpS gene encoding holo-ACP synthase, protein MILGTGSDLCNIERIQASLDRFGARFENRAFTPSEIAKADRRPHTRAATLAKRFAAKEAFSKAVGTGFKAGVFLKDIGVVNAPSGAPTLVLTGGAQARLDAITPEGHVAKVHLTLTDDHPWAFAMVIIEALAVGKDD, encoded by the coding sequence GTGATCCTCGGCACCGGCTCGGACCTCTGCAATATCGAACGCATCCAGGCCTCGCTCGACCGGTTCGGCGCGCGCTTCGAGAACCGCGCCTTCACGCCATCGGAGATCGCCAAGGCCGATCGTCGCCCGCACACCCGCGCCGCGACGCTGGCCAAGCGCTTCGCCGCCAAGGAAGCCTTTTCCAAGGCAGTGGGAACCGGGTTCAAGGCAGGGGTGTTCCTCAAGGACATCGGTGTCGTCAATGCACCTTCCGGCGCGCCGACCTTGGTGCTCACCGGCGGGGCCCAGGCAAGGCTTGACGCCATCACACCCGAAGGCCACGTCGCGAAGGTACATCTGACGTTGACGGACGATCATCCCTGGGCCTTCGCCATGGTGATCATCGAGGCGCTGGCGGTCGGGAAGGACGATTGA
- the lepB gene encoding signal peptidase I — MASDEFALTHQDFQAEDGTTPARRTDWLAELRGVVWLVLAVLGFHSLVAKPFYIPSESMMPNLLVGDRLVVTKYPYGYSFVTPTFHLLPFMPGRLFGHLPERGDVVIVTPPGSETDYIKRVIGLPGDRIAVRAGIVYLNGNAVPRRFLGERDIPADANTRCDDEHYPGRRVENAGGRASCRLPIYRETLPNGRSYDTIDKGWSPGDEFAELRVPQGRVFLMGDNRDNSADSRFSTAENGLGGPVPWENIGGRAEFITFSLDGSADLNPLTWPYSFRPGRAGMSLHPSRSQ, encoded by the coding sequence ATGGCCTCGGACGAGTTCGCGTTGACGCACCAGGATTTTCAAGCCGAGGACGGCACCACGCCAGCGCGGCGCACCGACTGGCTAGCCGAATTGCGCGGCGTGGTCTGGCTGGTGCTGGCCGTACTCGGCTTCCACAGCCTGGTCGCCAAGCCCTTCTACATTCCGTCGGAGTCGATGATGCCCAACCTGTTGGTGGGCGATCGGCTGGTGGTGACCAAATATCCCTATGGCTATTCGTTCGTCACCCCGACCTTTCATTTGCTGCCATTCATGCCCGGTCGGCTGTTCGGCCACCTGCCGGAACGGGGCGACGTCGTCATCGTGACGCCGCCGGGCTCGGAGACTGACTACATCAAGCGCGTGATCGGCCTGCCGGGGGACCGCATCGCGGTGCGCGCCGGCATCGTCTACTTGAACGGCAACGCCGTTCCCCGCCGCTTCCTGGGCGAGCGTGACATCCCCGCGGATGCGAATACCCGCTGCGACGACGAGCATTATCCTGGACGGCGCGTCGAGAATGCCGGCGGACGAGCGAGCTGCCGCCTGCCGATCTACCGCGAGACTCTGCCGAACGGCCGCTCCTACGACACGATCGACAAGGGCTGGAGCCCTGGCGATGAGTTCGCCGAGCTACGCGTGCCCCAGGGCCGGGTGTTCCTGATGGGCGACAACCGCGACAACAGCGCCGATAGCCGTTTCTCCACGGCGGAGAATGGCCTGGGCGGACCAGTCCCTTGGGAGAATATCGGCGGCCGGGCCGAGTTCATCACCTTCTCGCTCGACGGCAGTGCCGATCTGAACCCGCTCACCTGGCCATACTCCTTCCGTCCGGGCCGCGCGGGCATGTCCCTTCACCCCAGCAGGAGCCAATAA
- a CDS encoding AI-2E family transporter: MASGTPEAEGIQVTREPGPNELRDPMTRAELKRASVWFGLGIAIALVVLLIQPLLIIFGGLVFASMLDGGVRLLGRVLPIPRGLRLLIVVLLVLGFILGTFYLTGVQIAEQANQLRDTLEIQGNRVASWISSLGLMPGRSDLAGMAQQALGSVGRLTSAVGTVLGAGASLVMIMAIGLFVAMEPRIYERGLQWLVPIEARDHVSLVIGRMARILRVLLAGRLLGMLFEGALTWILLWVAGVPMALLLGIITGILAFIPNIGAFISGVLMVSVGFSAGADTGLWAIIIYFSVQTFDGYVLIPIVAKRTVDLPPALTLSSQILASALFGVMGLALADPMVAMIKVALESEAERAAQRQDGQRRFRWRLGHREPGEPPLPVGAEPQGDA, encoded by the coding sequence ATGGCGAGCGGCACTCCCGAGGCTGAAGGCATTCAGGTCACCCGCGAACCCGGGCCCAACGAACTGCGCGATCCGATGACCCGCGCCGAGCTCAAGCGGGCATCGGTGTGGTTCGGGTTGGGGATCGCCATTGCGCTGGTCGTGCTGCTGATCCAGCCGCTGCTGATCATTTTCGGTGGCCTGGTCTTCGCCTCGATGCTCGATGGCGGCGTCCGCCTGCTTGGTCGGGTTCTGCCGATTCCGCGCGGCCTGAGGCTCCTGATCGTGGTGCTGCTGGTGCTGGGCTTCATCCTGGGCACCTTCTATCTGACAGGGGTGCAGATCGCGGAGCAGGCGAACCAGCTGCGCGATACGCTGGAGATCCAGGGCAATCGCGTAGCCAGCTGGATTTCGAGCCTGGGCCTGATGCCGGGCCGCTCGGATCTGGCGGGCATGGCGCAGCAGGCGCTGGGCTCGGTGGGCCGGCTGACCTCGGCGGTCGGCACCGTGCTCGGCGCCGGCGCCAGCCTGGTGATGATCATGGCGATCGGCCTGTTCGTGGCGATGGAGCCGCGAATCTACGAGCGCGGGCTGCAATGGCTGGTGCCGATAGAGGCCCGCGACCATGTCTCGCTGGTGATCGGGCGCATGGCGCGGATCCTGCGGGTGCTGCTTGCCGGACGCTTGCTCGGCATGCTGTTCGAAGGGGCGCTGACCTGGATATTGCTTTGGGTCGCGGGCGTACCGATGGCGCTGCTGCTCGGTATCATTACCGGCATCCTTGCGTTCATCCCCAATATCGGCGCGTTCATCAGCGGCGTGCTGATGGTGTCGGTGGGCTTCAGTGCCGGCGCCGACACGGGGCTCTGGGCGATCATCATCTATTTCTCGGTGCAGACCTTTGACGGTTACGTGCTGATCCCGATCGTCGCCAAGCGCACGGTGGATCTGCCGCCTGCGCTCACGCTGTCCTCGCAGATCCTTGCGAGCGCGCTGTTCGGGGTCATGGGCCTGGCGCTCGCCGATCCGATGGTGGCGATGATCAAGGTTGCGTTAGAAAGCGAGGCTGAGCGCGCGGCGCAGCGGCAGGATGGCCAACGCCGTTTCCGCTGGCGTCTGGGCCATCGCGAACCCGGCGAGCCGCCGCTGCCGGTCGGGGCCGAGCCGCAAGGCGACGCCTGA
- the maiA gene encoding maleylacetoacetate isomerase: MLLYDYFRSSAAYRVRIALNLKGLSYERRDILLLEDQQRSPEHIARNPQGFVPALEVEGRILTQSLAIIDWLDARHPEPRLIPSDMDARADTLARALLIGADIHPLNNLRVMRWLKDEAGLGEDRRSEWTRHWIAEGFDALEAVTGKGPFLGGAAPDLADVFLVPQMFNARRFGVTLDAYPKLVAADAAASALPAFAAAHPDKVAPA; the protein is encoded by the coding sequence ATGCTGCTTTATGATTATTTCCGCTCGTCCGCGGCCTATCGCGTGCGCATCGCGCTGAACTTGAAGGGCCTCAGCTATGAACGGCGCGACATCCTGTTACTCGAGGACCAGCAGCGCAGCCCGGAGCATATCGCCCGCAATCCGCAGGGCTTCGTTCCCGCGCTCGAAGTCGAGGGGCGCATCCTCACTCAGAGTCTCGCCATCATCGACTGGCTCGACGCACGCCATCCCGAGCCGCGGCTGATCCCGAGCGATATGGACGCGCGTGCCGACACCCTGGCGCGTGCGCTGCTGATCGGGGCGGACATCCATCCGCTGAACAATCTGCGCGTGATGCGCTGGCTGAAGGATGAGGCGGGCCTGGGCGAGGATCGCCGCTCCGAGTGGACACGCCATTGGATCGCAGAGGGCTTTGACGCGTTGGAAGCGGTGACAGGCAAGGGGCCGTTTCTCGGCGGCGCGGCGCCGGATCTTGCCGATGTCTTCCTGGTGCCCCAAATGTTCAACGCCCGCCGCTTTGGCGTCACGCTCGACGCCTATCCCAAACTCGTTGCCGCCGATGCTGCCGCGTCCGCATTGCCGGCCTTTGCCGCGGCGCACCCCGACAAGGTTGCTCCTGCATGA
- a CDS encoding TonB-dependent receptor — protein sequence MKCIVCSAGMLLAMPAMAQEAERAEPQEIIVTGRGLDVPPGEAAYDVVAIDRGRLANTASGRLEDVLRDVAGIAQFRRSDSRSAHPTSQGITLRGLGGNASSRALVILDGVPQTDPFGGWVAFPAYLPDRLAAIRVTRGGGSGYAGPGALAGTVELISGSPDDLGPLQLRAAYGSRDSVDTSAVASAHLSGGFVTAAAQYNRGNGFTPIVAEDRGPADRPAPYEQASLALRSVFDVGAGTELQANLSGFRDRRDRGVDYTGVRSDGADASLRLVNRGKWGWSALAYLQTRSFASGFASVNDTRTAASPTLDQYNVPATGIGGRFEIAPPLGGGITLRLGGDVRNVSGRTQELYTFVGGAPTRNRVAGGESTTVGGFADASYQAGPLTLNLGGRIDRWTISGGSLVERPLAGGPLLTDIAFPNRRGWEGSWRAGAAWDAGTVTVRAAGYRGWRLPTLNELYRPFRAGADATAANAALAPERLIGAEAGLDWRPVDAVTLRATAHWSRLDDGIANVTIANGPGTFPSVGFVSAAGVYRQRQNLDAVEARGVELDGRVTHGPFSLSASYAYTDSRVHASNVAAPLDGLRPAQTAEHQASTTLAWFRDALGASLTARYIGPQFEDDQNSRALADAITFDALVAVPVSSELAVEARAENLTDARVEATISGPGIIERATPRTLWIGVRYRMH from the coding sequence ATGAAGTGTATCGTCTGTTCCGCCGGCATGCTCCTGGCGATGCCCGCCATGGCGCAGGAAGCCGAGCGTGCCGAGCCGCAAGAGATCATCGTCACCGGACGCGGGCTCGACGTGCCACCGGGCGAAGCGGCCTATGACGTCGTCGCGATCGATCGCGGGCGGCTGGCCAACACGGCCAGTGGCCGGCTTGAGGACGTGTTGCGCGATGTCGCCGGCATCGCCCAGTTCCGCCGCTCGGACTCGCGTTCGGCGCATCCCACCAGTCAAGGCATCACGCTGCGTGGCTTGGGTGGCAACGCGTCGAGCCGCGCGCTCGTCATCCTGGACGGCGTGCCGCAGACCGACCCGTTCGGCGGCTGGGTGGCGTTTCCTGCCTATCTGCCCGACCGCCTGGCGGCGATCCGCGTCACCCGGGGCGGCGGCAGCGGGTATGCCGGTCCTGGCGCGCTCGCCGGCACGGTGGAGCTGATCAGCGGCAGCCCAGACGATCTCGGCCCGCTCCAGCTTCGCGCCGCCTATGGCAGCCGGGACAGCGTCGACACGTCGGCGGTTGCCTCGGCACACTTGTCGGGCGGCTTCGTCACCGCCGCTGCACAGTATAACCGCGGCAACGGCTTCACGCCGATCGTGGCGGAGGACCGTGGGCCCGCCGATCGTCCGGCGCCGTACGAGCAGGCCAGTCTCGCGCTGCGCAGCGTCTTCGATGTCGGCGCCGGGACCGAGCTTCAGGCCAATCTCTCCGGGTTCAGGGATCGGCGCGACCGCGGCGTGGACTATACCGGCGTGCGCAGTGACGGCGCCGATGCCAGCCTCCGGCTGGTGAACCGGGGCAAGTGGGGCTGGTCGGCGCTCGCTTATCTTCAGACCCGCAGCTTCGCGAGCGGCTTTGCCAGCGTCAACGACACGCGCACTGCGGCCAGCCCGACGCTGGACCAGTATAACGTGCCCGCGACCGGCATCGGCGGGCGCTTCGAAATCGCGCCGCCGCTCGGCGGAGGCATCACGCTCCGACTTGGCGGGGACGTGCGCAACGTGTCGGGACGCACGCAGGAACTCTATACCTTCGTCGGCGGGGCTCCCACGCGCAACCGCGTGGCCGGCGGCGAGAGCACCACGGTCGGCGGCTTTGCCGATGCGAGCTACCAGGCCGGGCCGCTCACCCTGAACCTGGGCGGCCGGATCGACCGGTGGACGATCAGTGGCGGCTCGCTGGTCGAGCGACCGCTTGCCGGCGGTCCGCTGCTGACCGACATCGCCTTTCCGAACCGTCGCGGTTGGGAGGGTAGCTGGCGTGCCGGAGCCGCCTGGGACGCAGGGACCGTCACCGTACGTGCAGCCGGATATCGCGGCTGGCGTCTACCCACCCTCAACGAGCTGTATCGCCCATTCCGTGCCGGCGCCGACGCCACCGCTGCCAACGCCGCGCTCGCTCCCGAACGGTTGATCGGCGCCGAAGCCGGTCTGGACTGGCGCCCGGTGGACGCGGTGACATTGCGGGCTACGGCACATTGGAGCCGGCTTGACGACGGCATCGCCAACGTCACCATCGCCAATGGTCCCGGCACCTTTCCCTCTGTGGGCTTCGTTTCGGCGGCCGGTGTGTATCGCCAGCGCCAGAATTTGGATGCGGTCGAAGCGCGCGGCGTGGAGCTCGACGGGCGCGTGACGCACGGGCCATTCAGCCTGTCGGCATCCTACGCCTACACCGACTCGCGCGTGCACGCCTCGAACGTCGCCGCTCCGCTCGACGGCCTTCGCCCGGCGCAGACCGCCGAGCATCAGGCGTCGACCACATTGGCCTGGTTCCGCGATGCGCTCGGTGCCTCGCTGACGGCGCGGTATATCGGCCCGCAATTCGAGGATGACCAGAATAGCCGCGCGCTGGCCGATGCCATCACCTTCGATGCGCTTGTAGCGGTGCCCGTGTCGAGCGAGCTAGCCGTCGAAGCCCGCGCGGAAAACCTTACCGACGCGCGGGTCGAGGCGACGATCAGCGGTCCTGGGATCATCGAACGGGCGACCCCGCGCACCTTGTGGATCGGAGTGCGCTACCGGATGCACTGA
- a CDS encoding glycosyltransferase produces the protein MPHPTLPPAHHILTFAQTLRGGGVERAMLRMAAGWLEAGRRVTLMLGSRDGPLAAELPDGLRIIELGDTRYRGLLRLAEHARREAPDLIFCPGNHYSGVAAATRLQLGRAGPAIVGKVSNALVRPELGTVAAWGYRRWLRLHPRFLGHVVAMTPAMAAEAVAEMGLSAGRVSVIANPPARRVPGAAPVASPPGRYIAGVGRLEPQKRWDRVIAALPLLADQDISLLILGEGSLRGALEAQVTALGLQGRVFLPGHAGDPLPSLESATVAVLASDYEGVPGVLREALSVGTPVVSTESSVAVREIVHAPDLGTVIPRDDPAALVAAFDHWLMPGRGRPAPQIAGGDPIREYLALFDQVAAQCIR, from the coding sequence ATGCCCCACCCCACCCTGCCCCCCGCCCATCACATCCTGACATTCGCGCAGACGCTTCGCGGCGGCGGAGTGGAGCGGGCGATGCTGCGCATGGCGGCAGGCTGGCTGGAGGCCGGGCGGCGCGTGACGCTGATGCTGGGCAGCCGCGACGGTCCACTGGCCGCGGAGTTGCCGGACGGGCTGCGTATCATCGAACTGGGCGACACGCGCTATCGCGGGCTCTTGCGGCTGGCCGAGCATGCGCGGAGAGAGGCGCCCGACCTGATATTCTGCCCTGGCAACCATTATAGTGGCGTGGCCGCCGCGACGCGGCTCCAGCTGGGGCGCGCCGGCCCGGCGATCGTCGGGAAGGTATCCAACGCGCTGGTGCGGCCGGAGCTTGGCACCGTTGCGGCATGGGGATATCGGCGCTGGCTTCGGCTGCACCCGCGCTTCCTGGGTCACGTGGTGGCGATGACGCCGGCCATGGCCGCGGAGGCGGTCGCCGAAATGGGTCTGTCAGCAGGCCGGGTCAGCGTCATCGCCAATCCCCCCGCGCGTCGCGTCCCCGGCGCCGCGCCCGTCGCTTCGCCGCCGGGCCGCTACATCGCTGGGGTAGGAAGACTGGAGCCGCAGAAGCGCTGGGACCGCGTGATCGCGGCGTTGCCGCTGCTCGCCGACCAGGACATCTCGCTGCTGATCCTGGGCGAGGGTAGCCTGCGGGGCGCGCTGGAGGCGCAGGTGACGGCGCTTGGGCTGCAAGGACGCGTGTTCCTGCCAGGGCATGCCGGCGATCCGCTACCGTCCCTGGAAAGCGCGACCGTCGCGGTGCTCGCCTCGGACTATGAAGGCGTGCCCGGGGTGCTTCGCGAGGCGCTGTCGGTCGGCACGCCGGTGGTGTCGACCGAATCGAGCGTCGCAGTCCGCGAGATCGTCCATGCCCCGGACCTTGGCACCGTGATCCCGCGGGACGATCCAGCCGCGCTGGTGGCGGCATTCGATCATTGGCTCATGCCAGGCCGCGGGCGGCCGGCGCCTCAGATCGCCGGCGGCGACCCGATCCGCGAATATCTGGCGCTGTTCGACCAAGTGGCGGCTCAGTGCATCCGGTAG
- a CDS encoding DUF2141 domain-containing protein — protein sequence MFNVPLFAATALAALALPASASAQDWKDGSCAAGPGPRLRVNVVGLKDYTGRLKLELYPGTEADFLKDDRDLKAEGKPFRRVWSTPPASGTVTLCIRAPGPGQWAVLFTHDRDGKNKFNFWQDGAGFPSNQRLGRSRPKVRQALVNVPASGGQITIRAQYLKGLGGFAPL from the coding sequence ATGTTTAACGTTCCCCTGTTCGCCGCAACGGCACTGGCGGCGCTCGCGCTGCCGGCGTCCGCCTCCGCCCAGGACTGGAAGGACGGCTCCTGTGCTGCGGGTCCCGGTCCGCGCCTCCGCGTGAACGTGGTCGGGCTCAAGGACTATACGGGCCGCCTGAAGCTGGAGCTCTATCCTGGTACGGAGGCGGACTTCCTGAAGGACGACCGCGACCTGAAGGCGGAGGGCAAGCCGTTCCGCCGCGTCTGGAGCACGCCGCCGGCGTCGGGCACTGTTACCTTGTGCATCAGGGCGCCGGGTCCCGGGCAATGGGCCGTGCTCTTCACCCATGATCGCGACGGCAAGAACAAGTTCAACTTCTGGCAGGACGGCGCGGGCTTCCCCAGCAACCAGCGCCTGGGCCGCAGCCGTCCCAAGGTGCGCCAGGCACTGGTCAACGTTCCCGCCTCGGGAGGGCAGATCACGATCCGCGCGCAGTATCTGAAGGGGCTGGGCGGCTTCGCTCCGCTCTGA
- a CDS encoding glycosyltransferase: MRIVDVNEFYSPTGGGVRTYLDRKMGIMADLGHELTVIAPALESAVEDRPGGGRIIWVKAPPLILDRNYCIFVKDEPIWELLDQLRPDIVETSSPWRPGWTVAEWKGDALKVFFAHGDQIGAYPQRWLDSVATPIQVEQAFAWYTRYCNRFLAHYDVLVTNGPALAKRFRRRGMKVDASMPLGIERSWFSPDLRDEKLRVSLLEQCGLPPEGHLLLGLGRHHKEKRWPLVIDAVESAATDLPVGLILIGDGPSRGKLEERIAGSPHIRIFRPVYDRVRLSRIMASCDALIHGSDAEPFGLVASEALASGLPLIGPDEGGFAELADPLFAETYAARDALSAAEAIRRMFAREPGIVRAAARAAAARVRSDRDHTIELMAYYKGLLESRRTGAAAGAAIA; the protein is encoded by the coding sequence ATGCGCATCGTCGATGTCAACGAATTCTACTCGCCGACCGGCGGGGGCGTGCGCACCTATCTGGACCGCAAGATGGGCATCATGGCCGATCTGGGCCATGAACTCACGGTCATCGCGCCGGCGCTGGAAAGCGCAGTGGAAGACCGGCCAGGCGGGGGACGGATCATCTGGGTCAAGGCGCCGCCGCTGATCCTCGACCGCAACTACTGCATCTTCGTCAAGGACGAGCCGATCTGGGAGCTGCTGGATCAGCTCCGGCCCGATATCGTCGAGACCAGTTCGCCCTGGCGCCCGGGCTGGACGGTCGCCGAGTGGAAGGGCGACGCCCTCAAGGTGTTTTTCGCGCATGGCGATCAGATCGGCGCCTATCCGCAGCGCTGGCTGGACAGCGTGGCGACCCCGATCCAGGTCGAACAGGCCTTCGCCTGGTACACGCGCTACTGCAACCGCTTCCTTGCGCATTATGATGTCCTGGTCACCAACGGCCCCGCGCTTGCCAAGCGCTTCCGCCGCCGGGGCATGAAGGTCGACGCCTCGATGCCGCTCGGTATCGAGCGCAGCTGGTTCTCGCCGGATCTGCGCGATGAAAAACTCCGCGTCTCGCTGCTCGAACAATGCGGTCTGCCGCCCGAAGGGCATCTGCTGCTCGGCCTGGGCCGGCACCACAAGGAAAAGCGTTGGCCGCTGGTGATCGACGCCGTCGAGTCCGCTGCGACGGACCTTCCGGTGGGGCTGATCCTGATCGGCGATGGCCCGTCGCGCGGCAAGCTCGAAGAGCGCATTGCCGGCAGCCCGCACATCCGCATCTTTCGCCCGGTATACGACCGCGTGCGGCTGTCGCGGATCATGGCGAGTTGCGACGCGCTGATCCACGGCTCGGATGCCGAACCCTTCGGATTGGTGGCTTCGGAAGCGCTCGCCTCCGGCCTGCCGCTTATCGGCCCCGATGAGGGCGGCTTTGCCGAACTCGCGGACCCGCTCTTCGCCGAAACCTATGCCGCGCGCGACGCGCTATCGGCCGCCGAGGCGATCCGCCGCATGTTCGCTCGTGAGCCCGGCATCGTACGGGCCGCTGCGCGTGCCGCCGCGGCACGCGTCCGCAGCGATCGGGATCACACGATCGAGTTGATGGCCTATTACAAAGGCTTGCTGGAAAGCCGCCGCACCGGTGCCGCGGCAGGCGCTGCCATCGCCTGA
- a CDS encoding ArnT family glycosyltransferase: MSVDFPVLGLRRLPATPLVEAVAAAPRWLVLLFAAMVARCLTFGNPLVHIDENFYFAAAQQMLHGALPYVDVWDRKPVGLFLVYLPAAALGVPLGIWAYQLMALGSVVLTALLIARIADRAGWRRGALPAALLYIFMLNLAGGQGGQSPIFYNLPMAAAAALILPRAGELLADRRRIGRAVLAMALVGFAMQIKYAAVFEGMFFGLWLMWREHRLGAGPSQVLAAAAMLAGVAIVPTGLVWSFYMAIGQGDAWIYANVTSILTRQEDPQRIWWHNVREITMILAPLLTMAALAGRLPATSDIERTRRHFVLGWLVAAVVGLIAFGGFFTHYALPVLVPASLCCAGFFGNHRVGRMLMLPLLAVALVAGFIATYTSRLSRGDSAELQALSQAIGHGPGCIFLYSGPPMLYSYTGRCVTTAWLFPRHLSRIREANAIGVNQLAEIRRIFRSRPAIVTVAEPYDGERQDVRRRTLQRLETDGYKLKGVWPIGNDSVAVFEAQAMAAPAAAPVRRLSSKPL; encoded by the coding sequence GTGAGCGTCGATTTCCCGGTCCTCGGACTCCGGCGTTTGCCGGCGACGCCGCTTGTCGAAGCCGTGGCCGCGGCACCGCGCTGGCTGGTGCTGCTGTTCGCCGCGATGGTCGCCCGCTGCCTGACCTTCGGCAATCCGCTGGTCCATATCGACGAGAATTTCTATTTCGCAGCGGCGCAGCAGATGCTGCACGGCGCGTTGCCCTATGTCGATGTCTGGGATCGCAAGCCGGTAGGGCTGTTCCTGGTCTACCTGCCCGCGGCCGCGCTGGGCGTGCCTCTGGGGATCTGGGCCTATCAATTGATGGCGCTGGGGAGCGTGGTGCTGACCGCGCTGCTGATCGCGCGCATCGCCGACCGTGCCGGCTGGCGGCGCGGCGCCTTGCCGGCAGCGCTGCTCTACATCTTCATGCTCAATCTTGCCGGGGGACAGGGCGGGCAGTCGCCGATCTTCTACAACCTGCCGATGGCGGCAGCCGCGGCGCTGATCCTGCCGCGCGCGGGCGAGCTACTGGCCGACCGGCGGCGCATCGGTCGCGCGGTGCTTGCAATGGCGCTGGTCGGCTTCGCCATGCAGATCAAATATGCGGCGGTGTTCGAAGGCATGTTCTTCGGCCTGTGGCTGATGTGGCGCGAGCACCGCCTGGGGGCGGGCCCGAGCCAGGTACTGGCCGCCGCTGCGATGCTGGCGGGCGTTGCGATCGTGCCGACCGGATTGGTCTGGAGCTTCTACATGGCGATCGGTCAGGGTGACGCCTGGATCTATGCGAACGTCACCTCGATCCTCACCCGCCAGGAAGATCCGCAGCGGATTTGGTGGCACAATGTCCGCGAAATCACGATGATCCTGGCGCCGCTGCTGACGATGGCCGCGCTTGCCGGTCGCCTTCCGGCGACGTCCGACATCGAGCGCACGCGCCGGCATTTCGTGCTGGGATGGCTGGTCGCGGCAGTGGTGGGGCTGATCGCCTTTGGCGGGTTCTTCACGCACTACGCCTTGCCCGTGCTGGTGCCGGCATCGCTGTGCTGTGCCGGCTTCTTCGGCAATCATCGCGTGGGGCGCATGTTGATGCTGCCGCTGCTGGCGGTTGCGCTGGTGGCGGGTTTCATCGCGACCTACACCTCCAGACTGTCGCGCGGAGACAGTGCGGAGCTTCAGGCGCTAAGCCAGGCCATCGGACACGGGCCCGGGTGCATCTTCCTCTATTCCGGCCCGCCGATGCTTTACAGCTATACCGGCAGATGCGTGACCACCGCGTGGCTGTTCCCGCGACACCTGTCCAGGATCCGAGAGGCGAACGCGATTGGCGTGAACCAGCTTGCCGAGATCCGCCGCATCTTCCGCAGCCGGCCGGCGATCGTCACCGTTGCCGAACCCTATGACGGCGAACGCCAGGACGTGCGGCGCCGGACCTTGCAGCGGCTCGAAACCGACGGCTACAAGCTGAAGGGCGTCTGGCCGATCGGCAATGACAGCGTCGCCGTGTTCGAGGCTCAGGCGATGGCAGCGCCTGCCGCGGCACCGGTGCGGCGGCTTTCCAGCAAGCCTTTGTAA